One genomic segment of Terriglobia bacterium includes these proteins:
- a CDS encoding AsmA family protein, translating to MRKLGIILGIVAAIIVLAAVAVWALFDVNRYRGRIQAELEQRTGRAVTLGNMNLGLLPPRFHAENLRIGEDPKFGGSQPFVHAERLDVSVHLLPLLSGHFEIDSLDLQQPQVELVKNSQGVWNFSSLGSSPSQVSSPGSAGAQTPSGDSTPSFSLGQLAVHGGQVALTDLQKGEARTVYDHIDLTLRNYASGKPFSIEVAAHLPGKGAQELKLQGELGPLSEGDPAGTPFHGTLNLKEVGIAGLQKFLGIGALSNADGMLSATAKLDSTSGKVSVAGDLKAEKMRVHGQDIDYPILATYEITDDLKGDLISIERTTIQLGPTPFSISGTVNTRPTPVHLDLILKAGNVSILEVARLASSFGVAFSRDTTVNGRTSADLRAQGPANNPTVTGTLTGQGLVITGKAVPQPVGVRSVELTLTPTEIRSNSFDATSGKTTVNVRFVLQNYASKSPTLDAALRAPSATLPEFLSILKACGVTGLDKISGSGTIDADLNASGPLESVASTEILKKLNGNVRLNFTTVRVAGTDVGYQLASIGGFLKSAQKDQGATNISRLTGNIQIKNGIAQTNDLQALLDIGNIGATGTANLATETLDLRMNAVLSKVFSQTVGGTSISGYMNTVLANSVGELVIPAIVTGTFQNPKYAPDLKRMAQMKLKGLLPSSDNPSAGISTLLGGLLGKKEANKDQQPGQNATPANTLDQLLRGLIPEKKKPQPPPK from the coding sequence ATGCGAAAACTGGGAATTATTCTCGGAATTGTCGCTGCAATCATTGTGTTGGCAGCGGTTGCAGTGTGGGCACTTTTTGATGTGAATCGCTATCGCGGACGCATCCAGGCGGAGTTGGAGCAGCGCACCGGCAGGGCGGTGACCCTCGGGAACATGAACCTGGGATTGTTGCCTCCCCGGTTCCATGCTGAGAACCTGCGGATCGGCGAAGATCCCAAATTCGGCGGATCCCAGCCCTTTGTTCATGCCGAGCGGCTGGATGTCAGCGTTCACCTGCTCCCTTTGCTCTCGGGACACTTCGAAATTGACTCTCTCGATTTGCAGCAGCCGCAGGTCGAGCTCGTGAAGAACAGCCAGGGAGTCTGGAATTTCTCTTCGCTGGGTTCCAGCCCCTCTCAAGTTTCTTCGCCGGGATCGGCAGGCGCTCAGACCCCGTCCGGCGATTCAACGCCTTCGTTCTCTCTGGGCCAACTTGCTGTCCATGGCGGCCAGGTAGCCCTGACGGACCTTCAGAAAGGCGAGGCGCGCACCGTCTACGACCATATCGATTTGACTCTGCGGAATTATGCCTCGGGGAAGCCATTCTCCATTGAAGTTGCGGCTCATCTGCCGGGCAAGGGCGCGCAGGAGCTAAAACTCCAGGGTGAATTGGGTCCCCTGTCAGAGGGCGACCCGGCCGGAACGCCTTTTCACGGCACGCTGAACCTCAAGGAAGTCGGCATTGCGGGATTGCAGAAGTTCCTGGGTATCGGCGCATTGTCCAATGCCGATGGCATGTTGTCGGCAACGGCCAAGCTCGACAGTACTTCCGGCAAAGTGTCCGTTGCGGGCGATTTGAAAGCAGAAAAGATGCGAGTTCATGGCCAGGACATTGACTATCCCATCCTGGCCACCTATGAAATAACCGACGATCTGAAAGGCGATCTGATCAGTATTGAGCGGACCACCATCCAGCTCGGGCCAACGCCATTCTCCATCAGCGGTACCGTAAACACTCGACCCACCCCCGTGCACCTTGACCTCATTTTAAAGGCCGGCAATGTCTCCATCCTCGAGGTTGCCCGGTTGGCGTCATCTTTCGGGGTCGCCTTTTCACGGGACACAACTGTGAACGGACGGACCAGCGCCGACCTTCGGGCTCAAGGTCCAGCCAACAATCCCACCGTCACGGGTACGCTGACGGGACAGGGACTGGTGATCACCGGCAAAGCGGTCCCCCAGCCCGTCGGAGTTCGCTCGGTGGAACTGACCCTGACCCCGACCGAAATTCGCTCCAACAGCTTTGATGCCACTTCCGGAAAGACCACGGTCAACGTGCGCTTTGTCCTTCAGAACTACGCATCGAAGTCCCCTACCCTGGATGCGGCGCTGCGTGCTCCTTCTGCCACACTGCCGGAGTTCCTGAGCATCCTCAAGGCCTGCGGTGTCACCGGCCTCGATAAGATCAGCGGCTCGGGAACCATCGATGCGGACCTGAATGCCTCCGGCCCGTTGGAGTCGGTGGCCTCGACCGAAATCCTCAAAAAGCTCAACGGGAATGTGCGCTTGAACTTCACCACCGTGCGGGTGGCGGGGACGGATGTTGGCTACCAGCTGGCTTCGATTGGAGGGTTCCTGAAGTCGGCTCAAAAAGACCAGGGGGCTACCAACATCTCCCGCTTGACGGGGAACATTCAAATCAAAAATGGTATAGCCCAGACGAACGACCTGCAGGCCCTGCTCGATATCGGAAACATCGGGGCGACCGGCACCGCCAATCTCGCAACCGAGACCCTGGATCTACGCATGAATGCCGTCCTGTCGAAGGTGTTCAGTCAGACGGTGGGGGGCACGAGCATCAGCGGGTACATGAACACCGTGTTGGCCAACAGTGTGGGCGAGCTGGTGATTCCCGCGATTGTGACCGGTACCTTCCAGAATCCGAAGTATGCGCCCGACCTCAAGCGGATGGCCCAGATGAAGCTCAAAGGACTGCTCCCCAGCTCCGATAATCCCTCCGCCGGCATATCCACGCTATTGGGTGGGTTGTTGGGAAAGAAAGAGGCGAACAAGGACCAACAGCCCGGGCAGAACGCAACCCCTGCCAATACCCTTGACCAGCTTCTGCGCGGGCTGATTCCCGAGAAGAAGAAACCGCAACCGCCACCAAAGTAA
- the msrA gene encoding peptide-methionine (S)-S-oxide reductase MsrA, giving the protein MSRSLVRRMAFVSSLLVLVVLEACSASGAASLKIPNPVIDDPLAAKAGKQTVVLAGGCFWGIQAVFEHVKGVSSATSGYSGGSVKNPDYEDVSSGETGHAESVRIVYDPSQVSFGQLLKVFFSVAHDPTELNRQGPDTGTQYRSAIFFANEGQRRIAQAYIDQLNQGRAFSRSIVTQVVALSGFYPAEDYHQDYAAKHPHNPYIVFNDLPKVEHLRQQLPDLYRDR; this is encoded by the coding sequence ATGTCCCGCTCTCTTGTCCGCAGGATGGCTTTCGTTTCCAGTTTGCTTGTTCTGGTTGTTTTGGAGGCGTGCAGCGCCTCCGGGGCGGCCTCCCTGAAGATACCCAATCCGGTCATCGACGACCCTCTGGCCGCGAAGGCGGGGAAACAGACCGTCGTCCTTGCCGGTGGATGCTTCTGGGGGATTCAGGCCGTGTTCGAACACGTGAAGGGGGTGAGCAGTGCGACCTCAGGATACTCCGGCGGCTCCGTTAAGAACCCGGATTATGAGGACGTGAGTTCGGGTGAGACGGGACATGCCGAATCGGTGAGAATCGTTTACGACCCTTCCCAGGTTTCGTTTGGCCAACTGCTCAAGGTGTTCTTCTCGGTGGCGCATGATCCCACGGAGCTCAATCGGCAGGGACCGGACACCGGCACGCAGTACCGCTCGGCCATCTTTTTCGCCAATGAAGGGCAACGACGTATCGCCCAAGCCTATATCGATCAGCTCAACCAGGGCAGGGCATTTTCGCGGTCGATCGTGACCCAGGTCGTGGCCCTGAGCGGATTTTATCCCGCCGAGGACTACCATCAGGATTATGCCGCCAAACATCCCCACAACCCTTACATCGTCTTCAACGATCTTCCGAAGGTCGAGCATCTTCGGCAGCAGCTTCCCGATTTGTATCGGGACAGGTGA
- a CDS encoding methyltransferase domain-containing protein, with the protein MTFDDYRRFYADEIRFAANITSPALIEAFARVPREKYLGPGPWQIAFPDLARGGAVHTTIDDPRHLYHNVLISLDAARNLSNGQPGSLAHWINALNLKAGDRVFHLGCGVGYYTAIMAEVVGAGGSLVAVEVDAGLAARAKENLADYPNVTVHAGDGATVDPGRCDAMLINAGVTHPHPPWLERLGQGGRMVLPITVARGTTGLGQGVMVKIVRKRGDFTADIVTYVAIYSCSSVRDPELELVLGKAIATGALMKLKSVRRDFHEPADTCLVHGREVCLSSAEVATGLEGAARTAE; encoded by the coding sequence ATGACTTTCGACGACTATCGGCGTTTCTACGCCGATGAAATCCGCTTTGCGGCCAATATCACCTCACCCGCGCTCATCGAGGCTTTTGCGCGTGTGCCAAGGGAGAAGTATCTCGGCCCCGGACCTTGGCAGATCGCGTTTCCCGACCTGGCCCGAGGGGGAGCCGTCCACACGACCATCGACGACCCGCGCCATCTTTATCACAATGTACTGATCTCGCTCGACGCCGCTCGCAACCTGAGCAACGGTCAACCCGGCTCGTTGGCGCACTGGATCAATGCGCTGAACCTGAAGGCAGGGGATCGTGTCTTCCACCTGGGTTGCGGCGTCGGCTACTACACGGCGATCATGGCCGAAGTGGTGGGAGCGGGCGGCAGCCTCGTGGCCGTTGAGGTGGACGCCGGTCTGGCGGCCCGCGCCAAGGAGAACCTGGCTGATTATCCTAATGTAACGGTGCACGCCGGGGACGGCGCAACCGTTGATCCGGGCCGCTGCGATGCCATGCTCATCAACGCCGGAGTGACCCATCCGCATCCTCCCTGGCTTGAGCGGTTAGGCCAGGGCGGGCGCATGGTCCTCCCTATCACGGTCGCCCGGGGAACCACGGGATTGGGCCAGGGCGTCATGGTAAAGATCGTCCGCAAGCGCGGCGACTTCACCGCCGACATCGTTACCTATGTGGCTATCTATTCATGCTCGAGCGTGCGCGATCCGGAGTTGGAGCTGGTTCTTGGAAAGGCCATCGCCACGGGGGCGCTGATGAAATTGAAGTCGGTGCGGCGGGATTTTCACGAGCCGGCCGACACCTGCCTGGTCCACGGCCGCGAGGTTTGTCTCAGCAGCGCTGAAGTGGCGACAGGGCTCGAGGGTGCAGCGCGGACGGCAGAATAG